In the genome of Tissierellales bacterium, one region contains:
- a CDS encoding GTP 3',8-cyclase MoaA, which produces KYFYITRGGKLKEAYEGIEAARSVGLTPIKINNVLIGGFNDDEIIDFVNLTKNEKMDIRFIEIMPMGQAVNWAVDNFVSNELVLEKVKSLEKVKSSDKSSPAVYYKLPNAKGKVGLINSISCKFCKECNRVRLTAEGKLKLCLHSNDEIDLKNPLRKGENIRELIEKSIMEKPEAHKLESGKYIFKNMNQIGG; this is translated from the coding sequence AAAAATATTTTTATATTACTAGAGGTGGAAAACTAAAGGAAGCTTATGAAGGCATTGAGGCAGCTAGAAGTGTGGGGTTAACTCCTATTAAAATTAATAATGTTTTAATTGGAGGATTTAATGATGATGAAATAATAGATTTTGTTAATCTAACTAAGAATGAAAAAATGGATATAAGATTTATTGAAATAATGCCTATGGGACAAGCTGTTAATTGGGCTGTTGATAATTTTGTTTCTAATGAATTAGTCTTAGAAAAAGTAAAAAGTTTAGAAAAAGTAAAAAGCTCTGATAAATCTTCTCCAGCTGTTTATTATAAATTACCTAATGCTAAAGGTAAGGTAGGATTAATAAATTCTATATCCTGTAAGTTCTGTAAGGAATGCAATAGAGTTAGATTGACAGCAGAAGGAAAGTTAAAACTATGTTTACACTCTAATGATGAAATAGATTTGAAAAACCCTTTAAGAAAAGGTGAAAATATAAGAGAGTTAATAGAGAAATCCATTATGGAAAAGCCAGAAGCCCATAAATTAGAATCGGGTAAGTATATATTTAAAAATATGAATCAGATAGGTGGTTAA
- a CDS encoding MOSC domain-containing protein produces the protein MNRVGKVIEINRSGKKGVIKEPIGEGKFVENFGLEKDAHGGNWHRQVSLLGIESFRKMETLGIEGLKYGMFAENITTEGIILYELPVGTKLKIGETIQEVTQIGKECHSGCEIAQRVGKCIMPKEGIFTKIIKGGTVKVGDIIEVL, from the coding sequence ATGAATAGAGTAGGAAAAGTTATTGAAATTAATAGAAGTGGGAAAAAAGGTGTTATAAAGGAGCCTATAGGAGAAGGAAAGTTTGTAGAAAATTTTGGTCTTGAGAAAGACGCTCATGGAGGTAATTGGCATAGACAAGTAAGCCTTTTGGGAATAGAAAGTTTTAGAAAAATGGAAACCTTAGGGATAGAGGGTTTAAAATATGGGATGTTTGCAGAGAATATTACAACAGAGGGAATAATACTATATGAGCTACCAGTAGGGACCAAATTAAAAATAGGAGAAACTATCCAAGAAGTAACTCAGATAGGAAAGGAATGTCACTCTGGTTGTGAAATAGCACAAAGGGTAGGGAAATGTATAATGCCGAAAGAAGGAATTTTTACAAAGATAATTAAAGGTGGTACTGTAAAAGTTGGAGACATAATAGAGGTGCTTTAA
- the moaC gene encoding cyclic pyranopterin monophosphate synthase MoaC, producing MEFTHFNEEGRAHMVEVGEKEDTKRVAIARGKIFMKKETIEMIKEGVIKKGDVLSVAQIGGIMGCKQTSNLIPMCHNIDLTGVDIRFNVEKDYIEIESEVKTVGKTGVEMEALTGVSVAALTIYDMCKVVDKNMVIDDIKLMKKTGGKSGIYIRGENNE from the coding sequence ATGGAGTTTACACATTTTAATGAAGAAGGTAGAGCTCATATGGTAGAAGTAGGAGAAAAGGAAGATACAAAACGGGTTGCTATAGCAAGAGGAAAAATATTTATGAAGAAAGAAACTATAGAAATGATAAAAGAAGGCGTAATAAAAAAAGGTGATGTTTTATCTGTAGCGCAAATAGGCGGAATAATGGGCTGTAAACAAACTAGTAATTTAATCCCTATGTGCCATAATATAGATTTAACAGGGGTGGATATTAGGTTTAATGTTGAAAAAGATTATATAGAAATTGAATCAGAAGTGAAAACTGTAGGAAAAACTGGAGTTGAAATGGAAGCTTTAACTGGGGTTTCTGTAGCGGCTCTTACCATATATGATATGTGTAAGGTTGTAGACAAAAATATGGTTATAGATGATATTAAACTTATGAAAAAAACCGGTGGTAAATCTGGTATTTATATACGGGGTGAAAACAATGAATAG
- a CDS encoding MOSC domain-containing protein, which produces MIGEIVAITAFGKINKTENKVNEGILKENKGLVGDAYSKGGERQVSFFSEEGRKKIETQGIGGICTRRFCENITIKDLDLENLKIGSLIKIGESILEVSQIGKECFASCNLLKIGKLCPLTKDVFFSKVIKGGVIKNGDKIIHI; this is translated from the coding sequence GTGATAGGAGAAATTGTAGCCATTACTGCTTTTGGCAAGATTAATAAGACTGAAAATAAAGTTAATGAAGGAATATTAAAGGAGAATAAAGGATTAGTAGGAGATGCCTACTCAAAAGGTGGAGAAAGACAGGTTTCTTTTTTTAGTGAAGAGGGTAGAAAAAAAATAGAAACACAAGGTATTGGGGGGATCTGTACAAGAAGGTTTTGTGAAAATATAACTATTAAAGATTTAGATTTAGAAAACCTAAAAATAGGTTCCTTAATTAAGATAGGTGAATCTATTCTCGAAGTTAGTCAGATAGGAAAAGAATGTTTTGCAAGCTGTAATTTATTAAAAATAGGCAAACTATGCCCCTTAACTAAAGATGTGTTTTTTTCAAAGGTAATTAAGGGTGGCGTTATTAAAAATGGAGATAAAATTATTCATATTTAA